From a single Rutidosis leptorrhynchoides isolate AG116_Rl617_1_P2 chromosome 5, CSIRO_AGI_Rlap_v1, whole genome shotgun sequence genomic region:
- the LOC139849137 gene encoding uncharacterized protein has protein sequence MWQDLSEVLNYDNAMWVIFGDFNEVRFNSERKNTEFIEKRAEAFSDFIKANSLIDLPLGVHLYTRISDNGLQFNKLDRFLVSENFIHQWPNIHAMVLDKKHSDHCPLILKDGNIDFGLKPIKVFDEWINHKDARDVIRKIWEKKVSSWKPDCIFRDRLKNTKIELRNWFAISHCKLKAEIEDLSKVVSEWIWSTSPSYIKNDAHSFFKKLYTKNNEDSFELNSWNGFTIDHLVAKQLEFKFNESEVFEAIKSCGKNKAPGPDGFNLLFYSKYWDIIKDDLMCALNWFWESETISNGCNATFIALIPKVKDPLNFSNYRPISLINSYYKILSKILANGIKKLILRLIGVEQTAF, from the exons ATGTGGCAAGACCTTAGTGaggttttaaattatgataatgcgATGTGGGTCATCTTTGGAGATTTTAATGAAGTCAGATTTAATTCTGAAAGGAAAAACACTGAATTTATTGAAAAAAGAGCCGAGGCGTTTAGCGACTTTATTAAAGCAAATAGTCTTATAGACTTACCTTTAGGAGTTCATTTATACACTCGTATTAGTGATAATGGGCTTCAGTTCAACAAGTTGGATAGGTTTTTGGTTTCTGAGAACTTCATTCATCAATGGCCAAACATTCATGCCATGGTTCTTGACAAAAAACACTCGGATCACTGCCCGTTAATCTTAAAAGATGGTAACATTGATTTTGGTCTAAAGCCAATAAAAGTCTTCGATGAATGGATAAATCATAAAGATGCTCGCGATGTAATTAGAAAGATTTGGGAAAAGAAAGTTTCAAGTTGGAAACCTGACTGCATTTTTCGGGACAGGTTGAAAAACACTAAGATCGAATTGAGAAATTGGTTCGCAATCTCCCATTGCAAACTAAAAGCTGAAATAGAAGATTTATCAAAAGTAGTATCAGAATG GATATGGTCCACGAGCCCATCATATATCAAAAACGATGCCCACAGTTTTTTCAAAAAGTTATACACCAAAAATAACGAGGATAGTTTTGAGCTTAACAGTTGGAACGGGTTCACAATTGACCATTTGGTGGCAAAACAGCTAGAATTTAAGTTTAATGAATCAGAGGTATTTGAAGCGATAAAAAGTTGCGGAAAAAATAAAGCACCGGGTCCTGATGGCTTTAATCTTTTGTTCTACTCGAAATATTGGGACATCATCAAGGACGATCTCATGTGTGCTCTCAATTGGTTTTGGGAATCGGAGACTATTTCCAATGGTTGCAATGCCACCTTCATCGCGTTGATCCCTAAGGTAAAAGATCCTTTAAACTTTTCAAACTACCGTCCCATTAGCCTCATCAATAGTTATTACAAAATTCTTTCAAAGATACTTGCAAATGGAATTAAAAAACTAATCCTGAGGCTAATAGGTGTAGAGCAAACCGCTTTTTAA